One Pan paniscus chromosome 16, NHGRI_mPanPan1-v2.0_pri, whole genome shotgun sequence DNA segment encodes these proteins:
- the LOC100969757 gene encoding acidic leucine-rich nuclear phosphoprotein 32 family member B-like — translation MDMKRRIHLELRNWTPSAVRELVLDNCKSNDGKIEGLTAEFVNLEFLSLINVGLISVSNLPKLPKLKKLELSENRIFGGLDMLAEKLPNLTRPNLSGNKLKDISTLEPLKKLECLKSLDLFNCEVTNMNDYRERVSSSSCPSLPTWMAMTKRTRRNLTQMLRWMVWMKSRRAKKTRKTRRMKMVKKRSLMKKMKM, via the coding sequence ATGGACATGAAGAGGAGGATCCACCTGGAGCTGAGGAACTGGACCCCGTCAGCTGTTCGAGAACTTGTCTTGGACAATTGCAAATCAAATGATGGAAAAATTGAGGGCTTAACAGCTGAATTTGTGAACTTAGAGTTCCTTAGTTTAATAAATGTAGGCTTGATCTCAGTTTCAAATCTTCCCAAGCTGCCTAAATTGAAAAAGCTTGAACTCAGTGAAAATAGAATCTTTGGAGGTCTGGATATGTTAGCTGAAAAGCTTCCAAATCTCACACGTCCAAACTTAAGTGGAAATAAACTGAAAGATATCAGCACCTTGGAACCTTTGAAAAAGTTAGAATGTCTGAAAAGCCTGGACCTCTTTAACTGTGAGGTTACTAACATGAATGACTACCGAGAGAGAGTGTCTTCAAGCTCCTGCCCCAGCTTACCTACATGGATGGCTATGACCAAGAGGACCAGGAGGAACCTGACTCAGATGCTGAGGTGGATGGTGTGGATGAAGAGTAGGAGGGCGAAGAAGACGAGGAAGACGAGGAGGATGAAGATGGTGAAGAAGAGGAGTTTGATGAAGAAGATGAAAATGTAG